The nucleotide sequence CCTCTATGGAAAAGGCCGAGGAGGATGGAcgcgggtagaagggacgagactcatcaaaggtcacatcccgagaaatacgcatccgacgactgatgggatcccaacaccgatagcccttatgctcatcactgtatccaagaaaaacacactcaacagactgagcggttagtttggtgcgttcacgaggggcaagcaaaacatagcaaacgcaaccaaacaagcgaagcaccGAATAATCAGGAGAGCGAACAGAAAGACGCTCGAGAGGAATGCCACCCTGTAGAGCAGCAGATGGCTGAATGTTAATAAGATACGTGGAAGTGGTAATAGCCTCAGCCCAGaagtgaggcggaagagaggcggcgatcatcatcgcgcgcgccgtctcaagaaggtgacgatgcttgcgctcagccacaccattctgagcatgagcaccagggcaAGAGAACTGAGGAAGAGTACCTTGCTCAGCAAGGAATCCTCGCAGCGCATGGGAGATATACTCACCAGCTGAATCTGCGCGAAAAACACGAATAGGAGTGGAAAACTTGgtttgaaccatggcagcaaattttttgtatatagataagacctcactacgagaagacatgAAATAGATCCAAGTGTACCATGAAAAAtcatctataaagataatatagtagcgatgacccCCTTTTGAAGCAAAGGGAgctggaccccaaacatcagagtgaACAAGGTCAAAAGGGCGCTCAGACACCAACTCGCTGTGAGGATAGGGTAGCTGAATCTGCTTACCTAGCCTACAACCCAGACAATCCAACGAAGCGTTACCGGAGACAGACCCCAGAACACCGCGATGAACCAAAGACGAGAGACGAGAACCACATAAATGGCTAAGACGATGATGCCACTGTTGAAAAGAGCTGGTAGATGCAGCAACAGGGGTTACGAGACTGGCAGCGGAGGCAGCGGAAGGAAGACGTAGCCAGTCAAGCTCCCAGAGACCATCAGAGCGTCGAGAGCCAGCACCAAGTAGAGCACCCGTGCGACGATCCTGGATAGAACACGAATCAAAGTCGAGGATGACCCTACAATTAGAATCAACAATCTGACCACCAGATATGAgctgcatggtaagtcgaggaacatgagcgacAGAGGGAACATGAAATGAAGAAGTGCTAAGAGTGCCTCGACTAGCTACAGGGAGGGGAGTGCCATCAGCCGTAAGAACACGAACATGAGACTCAACAGGTCGAATGGAGGTCAAAGTGGAAGAATCATAGGTCATATGaaaagatgctccagtatcaataatccatggggatgtacctgaagGAGTAGAAGGTGGTTTCTTATTGCCAGAAGAGTCAGTCACGGAACCTGCAGATCTTGTCGGTGAAGAATCCCAAGTAGCAAGTAGAGACTGCAGCTGCGCAATCTCACGAGGAGACATGGACATGGCGGAAGGGGTCGAGGTAGAAACATCTGCCGATAATAAGCAAACTCCACCACCCATGGAAGCCGCGTGTAGAGTCGACTGAGAGTAGCGAGTCGACGGAGAGCCGGCCACTTGGAGAGCTGACATAGAGCGATCACCGTCGTGCGCGGAAGCCGCGAGAGTCGAGGTAGAGCGGTCACCGCGCGCGGAAGCCATGAGAGGAGTCAACGTAGAGCGGCCACCACCGCGCGCGGAAGCCGCGGGAGAAGTCGGCGTAGAGCGACCACCACCGCGCGCGGAAGCCACGGGAGGAGTCGACGTAGAGTGACCACCACCGCGCGCGGAAGCCGCGGGAGGAGTCGGCGTAGAGCGACCGCCACCGCGCGTGGAAGCCGCGAGAGGAGTCGGCGTAGAGCGACCGCCACCGCGCGTGGAAGCCGCGGGAGGAGTCGGCTTCAAGCGACCACCACCGCATGCGAAAGCCGCGAGAGAAGTCGACGTAGAGCAGGCACCATATCGTGTGAAGGCCGCAAAGGAAGTCGATGAAGAGCGGCTACTGCCATCTGAGAAATTCGGAGTAACAGACAACAACGCCCGAGGAGGGGCACCGAGCAAAGATGGAAGCTGCCTCTGTGAGCTGACGACCAAAGGACAACCAGTGACTAAAGACAATGACATAGTACTTTTTTTTAATGGAAAGAAACGGGCCAGTTCTAATCAGCCAAGGGCCAAGCCAGCCTGCTTCACGGAAGACCAAACCCCACACGACGCAATTCAGCCTCCGCGACAGTAGAACAACGCGATATGGCGGCGGCGCACAGAAGGTAGCGGAAACGGCGGAGCTGGTGCGACGGCCGGCAAGAAGATCAGCGACGACGGCGGAAGCCAGGGATCCGCGGCGGAGGCAGCCGGGTTGAGGGACGAAGGAGCACCGCGACCGAAGCTTGTAGTTGAGGCGGATCCGCGCCGGACTTCAGCGGCCGGCCCGAAGAGCAAACGGCGGCCGGAGCTAGCAGGGCGGCGACAGGACGTGCTCCTCCACCCCTTCGGTGGAGGAGCTGCGGCGCCAGGAGGGAGCAGCGATCAAGCGTACAGGCTGCCAGACCCAGCCTCTTCGATCTagaccgggaggcgagcccttcgTCAATCTGGACCAGCGAGGAGAGAAAACGACACAAGCAGGGGCCTGAGAAGGCAGCGCGCCCCGCACACCCACTCGAGGACGGTCCCGGAGAACGGCGACTACCAGATCAGCGACCGGAGGGCAGTGGCAACCGAAGTTGGGGATGAGACGGCCGCCGATTGATTCAGCACGAGTTGCAAACGTGCGGAAAAAAAGAAcctaggctctaataccatgtCAGGAATATGCAACTTGATATTATTAGGAGGCCAAAGCCATCATATATACATGTACAAGAGAATGCCAAGAAGCTAGAATACAAAAGGCCAAAGGCCATCAATAATATAACTCTAACAGAAGGAGGCGGCTGCTAGATTGGGAGCGGAagggggtaaatgagcagtgccTCTCGCGGTTTCCTTTTAATGGGGAAGGCGCGGAGGCTGGCTTTTTTCCGTCCTACGTGGCTGCGCTTTTCAGGTGCACTACCCCTGGCAGCCGTTTCGTTCCACCTCTCTCACGTTCCGCATTTAATGCGCATTGTGGGGGCGTGGTAAAAGAGAAGATTACAACAGTTATTCCCTGCCACGCGTGCCTGTGCActgtttgggcctagcccaatgatGCCTCACATGCGTGTacggcccaggcccgggggctcctgtcggtgtactaaaacaTGGGTCCTTTAGTACTCCAGACTTGTGCATAGGCAGTTGCAGCCCTCCGGACGGCAAGGGCTTGCCGGAGGATAGCTCAACCCAAGCCTCACCTCTTGGACACCAAGACCGTGAAGAGGACCTCTAGGCAGGTCATCGAGAAGTACTGCGTTAGTACTGAAGGACAAGACTTAAGTTGACGGCAAGCTTCGCACCGGCAAGCCAAGGCTCCTTGCAGGAAAGCTctcccttgcccgccgcccgctcCACCTCATTGACCAGCTGATGGCTTGTCAAGGTGAGGTGTTGAGCGGGCAGGTGGCCCGATGGGAGTCAACAGGACACGTGTCGGCACCTCGCATGCAGATCAACTTTATTGACACCCGTATGGTGGACGTGTCAAGAAGATAGGTTCATCCACGTTGACGGCACAGGAGAGACACCTTTTGCCGAAGGATGGCCACCAGCTCACGGTGCATTAGATGCCCTTGTCCTACTCCGGCAGGATTAGGGTGGATAGCATCAAGACTACTATTCACATACTTGTAATGAGCAtgttgccactgtggtgaccccttttcgtctataaaaggaggcccatggctaccTTGGCACGGGTCGACAGCCTGCTCATGCTTACACAGTAGTTGCAGCTTGTTCACGTTTTTCCGGCAAGCTGCACTTGTAACTTGAGCCCCAAGTCAAGCCACCCAAACACAGGAGTAAGGTTTTACGCCTCCATGGCCGCCCGAACCTGACAATTCCCCGCGTGTGAACTGTTGGATTTGCTCTCTGTGCGTTGTCGATAACCCTAGCCGAACTGCAAAGGGATCGTCGTACTCCAACACCTGCCATCATGTCAGCTTTCCCCTCGAATGTCCAGTCTTTCGAGTGGGAACCAAGGAAGCTGAGCCAAGAAGTGAGAGGAAGTGATCGAAGAATGCCTCTGCCATGGTCGCATGGTCCGAGACCCCTTGCCATGGATCACATTCTTTTGCTTTCTACAGTATACGAAATTGCATGCAAGGATGGCGAACAAAGCTATCTTAAAAACAAGATCTTTTATGGCTTTCCAATCTATGTGTAGCTCACCATGTTAGTATTGTTAGAAAAGACAACAATATAAAACTAGTCATTCTTATGGATATGAAGCCCAAGAGCATTGTTTGAAAAGAAATGCCATTTAATGCAATGGTGTCAATTTAATGCTGCTGATCATCATATCAAAATCTCCTAGTCATTTTCTTACTTCGTAATAAGAATTGGTAAATTGGCCGTGTAATGTTGTTCCTTTGATTGAAGTAATAAGCACGCGTTGCGATTTGTGCTAAGAAAACATGTTTTCAGGTTACTATATTGTTTCTTTTTGTTCAGTTTCTAGGCTTGAAGGCTTTGTTTCTAACAAGGATCAATCCTATGAAGACCCAATCGAAGAGTAAGTGCTAGCAATCCTTCTGTGTGATGATGACCTTCATTTCTTATTCAAATATATATTTCACTTGCATTGTTGTATTGTGATAAAATCCATTACCTGATTTTCTTGATTGCAGGCTACTTTATGCTGTATTTGTTGTGTCAAGTGCTAATGCTACTGTTGCTGAATTGGCTGCAACTTTACAAGCTGACCTTTATCAGCTGCAGGCAGCGGCATCATTTGCTTGCCGATTGGGCTGGGCTGTAAAACTTGTGGATGGTGACTCTGTATTTAAAGACGAAGGTGAACCTCCATCTCTCAGTAACATTCTTAGTGATGATGATGAAGGTTCAAATGCAAGTATCAACTCAGAAAAGTCCAATCAACAGTTGCTTAGCATCGATACTAATGGACCCAGGAGAATATCCGGGACAGCTCATGTAGGTTTTGTTGTTGATGCCAATGTTACTTCATACTTGATGATGGGTTCATTGTCCCCAGGTTAGATACTATCTTTATTTGTAATGCAGAACCTGTGAGATTTGGAGCTGAAATCTCTTGAACACCAATTCTTGGGACACCTTCCTGTTTCATGTTTAAGATTTTACTTCTGTATATTTATATAATATATAGAAATATAGTGATCCCTTCTTCTCCTGTACATTGCTGATCTACATGACGTCTGTAGTACTTGTTAATAGTTTAATACCTAGTGTATTGCCTAAATAAGCACACTACTAAGCACCGTAATTGACCTACTGCAGGTCTAAAATCTCATGCTGTCACGCTGTATGAAGCTGGAAAATTAGGTGATTCTTGCATTGCGGAACTATGCAGTGATCTGGCTAGTTTAGAAGGAAAGAAATTTGAGGGTGTGCTAGAGGAGTTTGCTAATCATGCATTCAGTCTGCGGTGGTCCCTCGAGTGCTTAAAGTCCGGTGGAGTTTCTACCGATGATAGTACTGATAAAGATGGTGAAACAAAGACTCCAACAAATTTATTGCATGAAAATGTTACAGCCTATCTGGCCAATGCAAACATCGAGGACAGAGCTGAGGATGGCCTTGGTAAAGTGCCCCAGCATAACTGCTCTACTGGTGTTTTAGATAATAAAGATGAGAATATATCATCAGTGTCGATGGGTTTACCAGAACGTGGGGAAAACATGGTTAGAATTGAGGCTCAGAATGACTCAACTGGCACCAATGTGTTGATGATAAAAAGGAAGTACACTGTTGATGTCCTCCGATGTGAGAGCCTTGCTTCACTTGCTCCAGCAACACTAGAACGGCTATTTCTCCGTGACTATGACATTATTGTGTCAATGGTTCCTCTTCCTTCTTCATCAGTTCTTCCTGGTCCTTCAGGCACGATTCATTTTGGTCCACCCTCTTATTCTGCGATGACACCTTGGATGAAGCTAGTATTGTATACTGCAGGCCATTCTGGACCACTATCTGCTGTTTTCTTGAAAGGACAACGCTTCAGATTGCTTCCTGAACCATTAGCTGGTTGTGAAAAAGCATTGTTATGGTCTTGGGATGGCTCTATGGTTGGTGGACTAGGAGGGAAGTTTGAAGGGAATTTGGTCAAGGGCAATCTACTCTTACATTGCTTGAACTCGATGTTGAAGCAATCTGCCGTGTTAGTGCAACCGCTTAGAATAGATGATCTCAACGCATCAGGAAGCCTTGTCACAGTAGATATCCCTTTACCCCTGAAGAATGATGATCATTCAATTGCATCTGTGGTAGCTCAAGCGAATTTGCCAAAGGAACAGGTCTTTAATTTGACCTCAGTACTGAAAGACCTATCCAGTAAATTTCAGTTGACCACGCTTGGCTACCTTCGTCTATTAAGACTTAACAATCTTGTCGAATCGGATAAGTTTCACCCAGAAAATGCAAGTTACCAGTGGGTGCCCTTGAGTTTGGAGTTTGGAATTCCCTTGTTCAATCCAAACTTATGTGAGAGGATTTGTGAAAGGGTGGTTGCGTCTCGTATACTTCAGAAAGATGATCTCACTGAACATTATGATGTGATGCAAAATGTAAGGAGGCGTCTCAGAGAACTTTGTAGTGAATATCAAGCAACTGGACCAGTAGCTAAGTTATATAACAAGAGGGGAAGCTCAAGGGATCTACCTCGCACTTTAATCAATAGTATTAGTAGCAGATGGGATCCAGCAAATGATCCTTCAGCACCAACCAACACAAGAACCCCAAGTGAACACGAGAGGCTAAAACTTGCTGTCCGACAGAGATGCGGCACAGAAGTTGTGGGCTTTGATGGGAGGACTGTCAGGTACTTCCTCTGTTCACAAATACTATAAGAGTTCTAACTTTTTTGTGAATTAGATGTATACatacatgttttagtgtgtttgttcgctcatttcagtctgtatgtaatccatattgaaatatccaaatcatcttatatttgtgaatggaggaaGTATTTGTGAATTTATGGTTTCATGTCATATGTTTCATATTCTTCTCATGTTTATTTATTTGTGACTAATGTTGTGAACCTCAAAAGGTCATATTCACTCTCTCCGGAGCAGGAAGAGGCTACCACCAAACACATCTCTGACGAACAGTCATCCACCCATGAAGGAAAGCCAGATCAAGAAGATGCACACAGCAAGGATGTAACCTTGCCAGGACTAAACCTTATCTTTGACGGAGTTGAATTACACCCCTTCGATATTGGTGCTTGTCTTCAAGCACGCCAACCTCTCTGGTTGATAGCTGAGGCATCAACAGTTTCATCAACCCTCATATGATGCGTCCATGTGGTCATCTCGCTTTTGCTCCAATATCTCCGTCTATGCTGGTAAATCAGAACTGAAACTGTTGCAACTAATGCTTCTCGAAAGGCTTATTTCATTAATCTCGACTCTTGAGGGAATATTTTGTTGTACAAAGGGTTCGGTGCCGTTTGATGTGCCATGTGAGGTCAGCTGATGTCTTTCACATGAATGACCAAACATTGCTCGGAGATTGCATTTGTCCAGTCCTTCCGTTTGCATAATTTGCAAGTAGACGTTTACGTTTTCAAGCCTTTTGCTCCTTTTTTTTTGTGCTAGcattcggtatttggggtcaatgttgcaggaggatgggggtattgatgaagatgtgaaccatcgaatcaaagccggatggatgaagtggcgccaagcttctggcattctctgtgacaagagagtgccacaaaagctaaaaggcaagttctacaggacggcggttcgacccgcaatgttgtatggcgcggagtgttggccgactaaaaggcgacatgttcaacagttaggtgtggcggagatgcgtatgttgagatggatgtgtggccacacgaggaaggatcgagtccggaatgatgatatacgagatagagttggggtagcaccaattgaggagaagcttgtccaacatcgtttgagatggtttgggcatattcagcgcaggcctccagaagctccagtgcatagcggacggctaaagcgtgcggagaatgtcaagagagggcggggtcgaccgattttgacatgggaggagtccgttaagagagacctgaaggattggagtatcgacaaagagctagctatggacaggggtgcgtggaagcttgctatccatgtgccagagccatgagttggttgcgagatcttatgggtttcacctctagcctaccccaacttgtttgggactaaaggctttgttgttgttgttgttgttgttttgtagCATTGGGAATTTCCGTCCCAAAGACCAAGGGGGGTTGGGTATTTGTGACCTTAAAGTTAAGAACACTTCCCTTCTCAGTAAGTGGTTGTTTAAGCTACTGACGAAAGATGGTGTATGACAAACCCTCATAATGAGAAAATATGTTGGCTCAAAGGCAGTGTTCCAGTATATTGGAGGCCTGAGGACTCGTACTTTTGGGCTGGTTTAATGGCTACGAAGATATTTCTTTCTCTATGGATCATTCTCTATCAAAAAGATGGTTTGGAAATTAGATTTTGGGAGGACAAGTCACTAGGTAATGCCACACTCCGAAAACAATATCTAGCTTTATATAATATTGTTCTATCATAAGGGtgatactatcgccatggtggttCTGGAATCCATTCATCCGAATGTGACATTCAGATGAGATTTAATAGGCCCCTGATTTGCATCGTGGAACGATTTGATAAATCGCCTTGCCATGGTACATCTATCACAAGGcttatgcggagcatcccacgaccatcccCATAGACGCCACATCAattatccaagctccaagtggaccaatgataagggctag is from Triticum aestivum cultivar Chinese Spring chromosome 3A, IWGSC CS RefSeq v2.1, whole genome shotgun sequence and encodes:
- the LOC123061257 gene encoding protein FAM91A1 isoform X3 encodes the protein MNKCRSKKLMWKLNKSIAKDLLPTQPVDFPVEPWWGVCLVNFTLEEFKKLSEEETATIDKICKEEANSYILFDMKIIDDLYKRGLVYFDVPVYTDDRFKVSRLEGFVSNKDQSYEDPIEELLYAVFVVSSANATVAELAATLQADLYQLQAAASFACRLGWAVKLVDGDSVFKDEGEPPSLSNILSDDDEGSNASINSEKSNQQLLSIDTNGPRRISGTAHVGFVVDANVTSYLMMGSLSPGLKSHAVTLYEAGKLGDSCIAELCSDLASLEGKKFEGVLEEFANHAFSLRWSLECLKSGGVSTDDSTDKDGETKTPTNLLHENVTAYLANANIEDRAEDGLGKVPQHNCSTGVLDNKDENISSVSMGLPERGENMVRIEAQNDSTGTNVLMIKRKYTVDVLRCESLASLAPATLERLFLRDYDIIVSMVPLPSSSVLPGPSGTIHFGPPSYSAMTPWMKLVLYTAGHSGPLSAVFLKGQRFRLLPEPLAGCEKALLWSWDGSMVGGLGGKFEGNLVKGNLLLHCLNSMLKQSAVLVQPLRIDDLNASGSLVTVDIPLPLKNDDHSIASVVAQANLPKEQVFNLTSVLKDLSSKFQLTTLGYLRLLRLNNLVESDKFHPENASYQWVPLSLEFGIPLFNPNLCERICERVVASRILQKDDLTEHYDVMQNVRRRLRELCSEYQATGPVAKLYNKRGSSRDLPRTLINSISSRWDPANDPSAPTNTRTPSEHERLKLAVRQRCGTEVVGFDGRTVRSYSLSPEQEEATTKHISDEQSSTHEGKPDQEDAHSKDVTLPGLNLIFDGVELHPFDIGACLQARQPLWLIAEASTVSSTLI
- the LOC123061257 gene encoding protein FAM91A1 isoform X1 translates to MSAAVEEQMVVKAIREECPWESLPKRLQSTLHTKDEWHRRIVDYCIRKRLQWNTCFARRVYREGEYYEEMMRYLRRNLALYPYHLADYICRVLRISPFRYYCDILFETMKNEQPYDSIPNFTAADALRLTGIGRNEFIDIMNKCRSKKLMWKLNKSIAKDLLPTQPVDFPVEPWWGVCLVNFTLEEFKKLSEEETATIDKICKEEANSYILFDMKIIDDLYKRGLVYFDVPVYTDDRFKVSRLEGFVSNKDQSYEDPIEELLYAVFVVSSANATVAELAATLQADLYQLQAAASFACRLGWAVKLVDGDSVFKDEGEPPSLSNILSDDDEGSNASINSEKSNQQLLSIDTNGPRRISGTAHVGFVVDANVTSYLMMGSLSPGLKSHAVTLYEAGKLGDSCIAELCSDLASLEGKKFEGVLEEFANHAFSLRWSLECLKSGGVSTDDSTDKDGETKTPTNLLHENVTAYLANANIEDRAEDGLGKVPQHNCSTGVLDNKDENISSVSMGLPERGENMVRIEAQNDSTGTNVLMIKRKYTVDVLRCESLASLAPATLERLFLRDYDIIVSMVPLPSSSVLPGPSGTIHFGPPSYSAMTPWMKLVLYTAGHSGPLSAVFLKGQRFRLLPEPLAGCEKALLWSWDGSMVGGLGGKFEGNLVKGNLLLHCLNSMLKQSAVLVQPLRIDDLNASGSLVTVDIPLPLKNDDHSIASVVAQANLPKEQVFNLTSVLKDLSSKFQLTTLGYLRLLRLNNLVESDKFHPENASYQWVPLSLEFGIPLFNPNLCERICERVVASRILQKDDLTEHYDVMQNVRRRLRELCSEYQATGPVAKLYNKRGSSRDLPRTLINSISSRWDPANDPSAPTNTRTPSEHERLKLAVRQRCGTEVVGFDGRTVRSYSLSPEQEEATTKHISDEQSSTHEGKPDQEDAHSKDVTLPGLNLIFDGVELHPFDIGACLQARQPLWLIAEASTVSSTLI
- the LOC123061257 gene encoding protein FAM91A1 isoform X2 — translated: MMRYLRRNLALYPYHLADYICRVLRISPFRYYCDILFETMKNEQPYDSIPNFTAADALRLTGIGRNEFIDIMNKCRSKKLMWKLNKSIAKDLLPTQPVDFPVEPWWGVCLVNFTLEEFKKLSEEETATIDKICKEEANSYILFDMKIIDDLYKRGLVYFDVPVYTDDRFKVSRLEGFVSNKDQSYEDPIEELLYAVFVVSSANATVAELAATLQADLYQLQAAASFACRLGWAVKLVDGDSVFKDEGEPPSLSNILSDDDEGSNASINSEKSNQQLLSIDTNGPRRISGTAHVGFVVDANVTSYLMMGSLSPGLKSHAVTLYEAGKLGDSCIAELCSDLASLEGKKFEGVLEEFANHAFSLRWSLECLKSGGVSTDDSTDKDGETKTPTNLLHENVTAYLANANIEDRAEDGLGKVPQHNCSTGVLDNKDENISSVSMGLPERGENMVRIEAQNDSTGTNVLMIKRKYTVDVLRCESLASLAPATLERLFLRDYDIIVSMVPLPSSSVLPGPSGTIHFGPPSYSAMTPWMKLVLYTAGHSGPLSAVFLKGQRFRLLPEPLAGCEKALLWSWDGSMVGGLGGKFEGNLVKGNLLLHCLNSMLKQSAVLVQPLRIDDLNASGSLVTVDIPLPLKNDDHSIASVVAQANLPKEQVFNLTSVLKDLSSKFQLTTLGYLRLLRLNNLVESDKFHPENASYQWVPLSLEFGIPLFNPNLCERICERVVASRILQKDDLTEHYDVMQNVRRRLRELCSEYQATGPVAKLYNKRGSSRDLPRTLINSISSRWDPANDPSAPTNTRTPSEHERLKLAVRQRCGTEVVGFDGRTVRSYSLSPEQEEATTKHISDEQSSTHEGKPDQEDAHSKDVTLPGLNLIFDGVELHPFDIGACLQARQPLWLIAEASTVSSTLI